In Fimbriimonadaceae bacterium, the following proteins share a genomic window:
- a CDS encoding LemA family protein — protein MIWVLIAILAVVLFASIGIYNGLVSLRQQTSNAWGQIDVQLKRRYDLIPNLVETVKGYMKHEQDTLEKVIQARNTALSATGVKEKAAAENQVAMALGGVFALAEAYPDLKANQNMLTLQEELRSTENKISFARQYYNDIVTAYNTKTEQFPSSIFAAAGGFKPKELFEIEDATQREPVQVKF, from the coding sequence ATGATTTGGGTCTTGATCGCGATCCTCGCCGTCGTGCTCTTCGCGAGCATCGGCATCTACAACGGCCTCGTCTCCCTCCGCCAGCAGACCTCGAACGCCTGGGGCCAGATCGACGTGCAGCTCAAACGCCGCTACGACCTGATTCCAAACCTGGTCGAGACGGTGAAAGGCTACATGAAGCACGAGCAGGACACCCTGGAGAAGGTCATCCAGGCCCGCAACACGGCGCTCAGCGCGACCGGTGTCAAGGAGAAGGCGGCCGCGGAGAACCAGGTGGCCATGGCGCTCGGCGGCGTCTTCGCGTTGGCGGAGGCCTACCCCGATCTGAAGGCCAACCAGAACATGCTCACCCTGCAGGAAGAGCTTCGCAGCACCGAAAATAAGATCTCGTTCGCACGGCAGTACTACAACGACATCGTCACGGCGTACAACACCAAGACCGAGCAGTTTCCGTCGAGCATCTTCGCCGCCGCGGGAGGATTCAAGCCGAAGGAGCTGTTCGAGATCGAGGACGCGACGCAGCGAGAACCGGTACAGGTGAAGTTCTAG
- a CDS encoding Rid family detoxifying hydrolase yields the protein MQRSTVSTPNAPAAIGPYSQAVAAEGRFLFLSGQIPLRADGSLVEGEVRDQAHQVVQNLKAVLQQAGLGPQNLVKTTIYLSSMDHFGVVNEVYGAMFDAEPPARATVAVAGLPKGVDVEIDGIAVF from the coding sequence ATGCAGCGCTCGACCGTCTCCACCCCCAACGCCCCGGCGGCGATTGGGCCTTACAGCCAGGCGGTCGCCGCCGAAGGCAGGTTCCTGTTTCTCAGCGGCCAGATCCCGTTGCGCGCGGACGGGTCGCTGGTCGAGGGCGAGGTGCGCGACCAGGCGCATCAGGTCGTACAGAACCTCAAGGCCGTGCTCCAGCAGGCCGGCTTGGGACCCCAGAACTTGGTGAAGACGACGATCTATCTCAGCTCCATGGACCACTTCGGCGTCGTGAACGAGGTTTATGGGGCGATGTTCGATGCCGAACCGCCGGCGCGGGCCACCGTTGCCGTTGCCGGCCTTCCCAAGGGTGTGGACGTTGAAATCGACGGCATCGCCGTCTTCTGA
- a CDS encoding prepilin-type N-terminal cleavage/methylation domain-containing protein, with the protein MKKRVAFTLIELLVVIAIIAILAAILFPVFAQAKAAAKKITCVSNHKQILLATQMYLTDFDDKFHRIRNGAFNSACSNDITCDQVIGAEDMLMPYIKNQGIWKCPSDPVVRDDCTGPGGTWFDISYSFTHHQGGTYEDTDTFGTCAYYETEDSVNGSQMGAPAGTIIMYELWTSISYGRYQSYWRWNNRDIANPAWPDYPQYITINWCGQSNEKITMGIHQSQMNFGFADGHVKSLKRTSIMQWPWDAAAIAAGAKNLIHFSDRFQKS; encoded by the coding sequence ATGAAAAAAAGAGTTGCATTCACGCTCATTGAGTTGTTGGTGGTGATCGCGATCATCGCGATCCTCGCTGCGATCCTGTTCCCTGTGTTCGCGCAGGCGAAAGCCGCCGCGAAGAAGATCACGTGCGTTTCGAACCACAAGCAAATCTTGCTGGCGACGCAGATGTACCTGACCGACTTCGATGACAAGTTCCATCGAATTCGCAACGGCGCGTTTAATTCGGCCTGTTCGAACGACATCACGTGCGACCAGGTGATCGGCGCCGAAGACATGCTGATGCCGTACATAAAGAACCAGGGCATTTGGAAGTGCCCGAGCGATCCGGTCGTCCGCGACGACTGCACGGGTCCTGGCGGCACGTGGTTCGATATCAGCTACTCGTTTACGCACCACCAGGGTGGAACCTACGAGGACACCGATACGTTCGGCACGTGCGCGTACTACGAGACCGAGGATTCGGTCAACGGTTCGCAGATGGGCGCCCCTGCGGGGACGATCATCATGTACGAGCTGTGGACTTCGATCTCCTACGGTCGGTACCAATCCTATTGGCGCTGGAACAACCGAGACATCGCCAACCCGGCATGGCCCGACTATCCGCAGTACATCACCATCAACTGGTGTGGACAGAGCAACGAGAAGATCACGATGGGGATCCACCAAAGCCAGATGAACTTTGGTTTTGCGGACGGCCACGTGAAGTCCCTCAAGCGCACGAGCATCATGCAGTGGCCGTGGGATGCCGCCGCCATCGCTGCGGGCGCGAAGAACCTCATCCACTTCAGCGACCGGTTCCAGAAGAGCTAG
- a CDS encoding photosystem II reaction center protein PsbN, whose protein sequence is MNDDSKKLTWTIIAAIAVLVAGFSIYRSFAPPAEESIGTLDIQKEGAPRGATRGPTDLPKEPAKQAQTTNPDAGDILSGAPPDAIPPGG, encoded by the coding sequence TTGAACGACGACAGCAAGAAGCTCACCTGGACCATCATCGCCGCGATCGCCGTTCTCGTCGCGGGGTTCTCGATCTACCGATCGTTTGCCCCTCCGGCTGAGGAGAGCATTGGCACGCTGGACATCCAAAAGGAGGGTGCGCCGAGAGGCGCGACCCGCGGACCCACCGATTTGCCGAAGGAGCCTGCGAAGCAGGCCCAGACGACAAATCCCGACGCCGGGGATATCCTCAGCGGAGCTCCACCGGACGCCATTCCCCCCGGGGGATAG
- a CDS encoding phosphoglycerate kinase produces the protein MAFHKLSVSDMDVTGKRVLVRCDFNVPLQDGAITDDRRIVEALPTIRYLLGRDASVILCSHLGRPKGVTPALSLAPVAERLGELLGQPVPLLPDCVGPDVEEACLELHPRQIVLLENLRFHPEEEQNDPAFAAQLAKPAQAYVNDAFGTAHRAHASTEGVAHLLPGAAGFLVQKEIDFLGTALESPGHPFVAVLGGAKVKDKIAVIDALLPKVDRLIIGGGMAFTFLKAQGFEIGKSLLDESHLEYAAATLKAHGDKLMLPTDVVATGELAPDAPHHVVAADSIPADELGADIGPASTEAFAEVIRSAQTVVWNGPMGVFEMAAFAHGTRGVAKAMAECSGTTIVGGGDSAAAIEQFGFADRVSHVSTGGGASLEFLEGKVLPGIAALQDA, from the coding sequence ATGGCATTCCACAAACTCTCCGTCTCCGACATGGATGTCACCGGCAAGCGAGTGCTGGTGCGGTGTGATTTCAACGTTCCGCTCCAAGACGGTGCGATTACCGACGATCGTCGGATCGTCGAAGCGCTCCCCACCATCCGCTATCTGCTGGGGCGTGACGCGTCCGTGATCCTGTGCAGTCATCTGGGCCGCCCGAAGGGCGTGACACCCGCCCTCTCGCTGGCCCCCGTCGCCGAACGCCTCGGCGAGCTGTTAGGGCAGCCCGTCCCGCTGCTTCCCGACTGCGTCGGTCCCGATGTGGAAGAGGCTTGTCTCGAACTGCATCCCCGCCAGATCGTGCTTCTTGAGAATCTTCGCTTCCATCCCGAGGAGGAACAGAACGACCCCGCCTTCGCGGCCCAACTTGCCAAGCCGGCCCAGGCGTATGTGAACGACGCGTTCGGAACCGCCCATCGGGCCCATGCATCGACCGAAGGCGTCGCCCACCTGCTGCCAGGCGCCGCGGGCTTTCTCGTCCAGAAGGAGATCGACTTCCTTGGCACCGCCCTCGAGTCGCCGGGGCACCCGTTCGTCGCCGTTCTGGGGGGAGCCAAGGTCAAGGACAAGATCGCGGTCATCGATGCCCTTCTCCCCAAGGTGGATCGACTGATCATCGGGGGCGGGATGGCCTTCACCTTCCTCAAAGCCCAGGGCTTCGAAATCGGCAAGTCCCTGCTGGACGAATCGCATCTGGAGTACGCCGCGGCGACGCTCAAGGCCCATGGCGACAAGCTGATGCTGCCCACCGATGTCGTCGCCACCGGGGAGTTGGCTCCCGATGCGCCCCACCACGTGGTCGCGGCGGACTCGATCCCGGCCGACGAACTGGGCGCCGACATCGGACCAGCGAGCACCGAAGCGTTCGCGGAGGTCATCCGCTCGGCACAGACCGTGGTGTGGAACGGTCCGATGGGAGTGTTCGAAATGGCGGCCTTTGCCCATGGGACGCGCGGCGTGGCCAAGGCGATGGCGGAGTGCTCCGGCACCACGATCGTGGGAGGCGGAGATTCGGCGGCTGCGATCGAGCAGTTCGGATTCGCCGACCGCGTCAGCCACGTGAGCACCGGAGGCGGCGCGAGTCTGGAGTTTCTCGAGGGCAAGGTCCTTCCGGGCATCGCGGCCCTTCAAGACGCCTGA
- a CDS encoding PH domain-containing protein: protein MRTYAAPWGWPLIVISALSTLVFLGGTVLVSVAPLHGGQYVIAACLLATLFGSLLFTIRGYSLESGRLFIHRLLWRTEIGLQGLKEVVADPNAMRGSIRSFGNGGLFSISGYFWSRSQGSFRAWVTDMHKTVILRFEDRTLVLSPAEPERFAEDLRKARHLDG from the coding sequence ATGAGAACCTACGCAGCGCCGTGGGGTTGGCCGCTGATCGTCATCTCGGCGCTCAGCACGCTGGTGTTCCTTGGCGGGACGGTGCTCGTCTCGGTCGCGCCGCTCCATGGCGGGCAGTACGTGATTGCCGCATGCCTTCTGGCGACGCTCTTCGGGTCGCTTCTGTTCACCATTCGAGGCTACAGCTTGGAGTCGGGTCGGCTGTTCATCCACCGGCTCCTGTGGCGGACGGAAATCGGCCTTCAGGGCCTGAAGGAGGTGGTCGCCGATCCCAACGCCATGCGCGGAAGCATCCGCTCGTTCGGCAACGGAGGGCTCTTCTCGATCTCGGGCTACTTCTGGAGTCGGTCCCAGGGATCCTTCCGAGCTTGGGTCACCGACATGCACAAGACCGTGATCCTGCGGTTCGAGGATCGGACGCTCGTGCTTTCGCCCGCCGAGCCCGAACGATTTGCGGAGGATCTCCGCAAGGCGCGCCACCTCGACGGGTAG
- a CDS encoding EVE domain-containing protein yields MGYWLMKSEPETYGIDDLEKEGVNMWEGCRNYTVRNYFRDAMKIGDKAFFYHSNSNPSGVVGTMEIVSEAYPDPTQFDESSHYFDPKSPKDNPRWLVRDVKFLSKLNRVVSLAELRETPGLEEMLVIRKGQRLSVLPVTEKEWQIVLKLGEK; encoded by the coding sequence ATGGGCTATTGGCTGATGAAGTCCGAGCCGGAGACGTACGGCATCGACGACCTCGAGAAGGAGGGCGTGAACATGTGGGAGGGTTGCCGCAACTACACCGTTCGCAACTACTTCAGGGACGCCATGAAGATCGGAGACAAGGCGTTCTTCTACCACTCGAACTCGAATCCAAGCGGCGTGGTTGGCACCATGGAGATAGTGAGCGAGGCGTACCCCGATCCCACACAGTTCGATGAGTCCAGCCACTACTTCGACCCCAAGAGCCCGAAAGACAACCCCCGTTGGTTGGTGCGGGACGTGAAATTCCTCTCCAAACTCAACCGCGTGGTTTCGCTTGCGGAGCTCCGTGAGACGCCCGGACTCGAGGAGATGCTGGTGATCCGCAAGGGCCAGCGTCTGAGCGTTCTGCCGGTGACCGAGAAGGAGTGGCAGATCGTCCTGAAGCTGGGGGAGAAGTAG
- a CDS encoding DUF4097 domain-containing protein, with translation MKLVQEGKLSAEDGAELIDAFLSAESSEGAEAEEAAGATPPPPPPEATAGMKDPFKNLVDAIDKLGREATDSVNWNEVSKQVRSSAKKGLEGLRIGVEQIKKGQFGWPWFSAVETKELTMPLQVSEGKSLRIENARGDIKVVGGFDAGSVTAKAHVRGNDPDEARVKAEEYTLILEESDSQILIRQPDVSGLSVDLEVQLPNGVALSVHAEAGDVSILDTSAGCRVINRSGDIHLRGLNGTIEVTSQSGDLLIEESTTSGLVVENKSGDLKLRGLKGNLNARTASGDVLLENCSGKTISVETVSGDVRADMPEAITGSLNVRTVNGSVDLSVMDGSDCRVALSTLRGAVTCELELEDEARSEGRITGHLGEGGGTLDASAVSGDISLKLRDSGPNGV, from the coding sequence ATGAAGTTGGTCCAAGAAGGGAAGTTGAGCGCAGAAGATGGCGCCGAGTTGATCGACGCTTTCCTAAGCGCCGAGAGCTCGGAGGGTGCCGAGGCCGAGGAGGCCGCGGGCGCCACGCCCCCACCGCCGCCGCCCGAGGCGACGGCAGGCATGAAGGATCCGTTCAAGAACCTCGTCGACGCGATCGACAAGCTCGGCCGCGAAGCCACCGACTCCGTGAACTGGAACGAGGTGTCCAAGCAGGTTCGCAGTTCGGCCAAGAAGGGCCTCGAAGGGCTCCGGATCGGCGTCGAACAGATCAAGAAGGGCCAGTTCGGCTGGCCATGGTTCAGTGCCGTCGAGACCAAGGAGCTCACGATGCCCCTTCAGGTATCGGAGGGCAAGTCGTTGCGCATCGAGAACGCGCGCGGCGACATCAAGGTCGTCGGGGGATTCGACGCGGGCTCGGTCACGGCCAAGGCGCACGTCCGGGGCAACGATCCCGACGAGGCGCGCGTCAAGGCCGAGGAGTACACCCTCATCCTCGAGGAGAGCGACAGCCAGATCCTCATTCGCCAGCCCGACGTGTCCGGCCTGAGCGTGGACCTGGAGGTCCAACTTCCCAACGGAGTGGCACTCTCGGTACACGCCGAAGCCGGTGATGTGAGCATTCTGGACACGAGTGCGGGCTGCCGCGTGATCAACCGGTCGGGCGACATCCATCTGCGAGGGCTGAATGGGACCATCGAGGTGACCTCTCAGAGCGGCGACCTGCTCATCGAGGAGTCCACCACCAGCGGCCTCGTGGTCGAGAACAAGTCGGGCGATCTGAAACTGCGCGGACTGAAAGGCAACCTGAATGCCCGCACCGCGAGCGGCGACGTCCTGCTCGAGAACTGCTCGGGCAAGACGATCTCCGTCGAGACGGTCTCGGGAGACGTGCGCGCCGATATGCCGGAGGCCATCACAGGCAGCCTCAACGTGCGGACGGTGAACGGGTCGGTCGACCTGAGCGTGATGGACGGCTCGGACTGCCGCGTCGCCCTGTCCACCCTGCGCGGAGCGGTGACCTGCGAGCTGGAGCTTGAGGACGAGGCCCGGTCCGAAGGTCGGATCACCGGCCATCTCGGCGAGGGGGGCGGCACGCTCGACGCAAGCGCGGTCAGCGGCGACATTTCGCTGAAGCTGCGCGACTCCGGCCCGAACGGCGTGTAG
- a CDS encoding DUF2089 domain-containing protein, which produces MSKEKHHAIPACDPVSGGPLVISELTAPESGVTIRGTFDIPRYARLDAEQAHFLETFLRCRGVLSTMEGELGMSYPTLRSRLDALLEALDLAPVKETAARKTKSSDRQKILDQLERGEISAAEAKSKLKGGNAK; this is translated from the coding sequence ATGAGCAAAGAAAAACACCATGCGATTCCCGCGTGCGATCCCGTTTCGGGCGGACCGCTGGTCATCAGCGAGCTCACCGCGCCGGAAAGCGGCGTGACGATCCGGGGCACGTTCGACATTCCGCGCTATGCGAGGCTCGATGCCGAGCAGGCGCACTTTCTCGAGACGTTCCTGCGGTGCCGAGGCGTGCTGAGCACCATGGAGGGGGAGCTTGGGATGAGCTATCCCACGCTGCGAAGCCGGCTCGACGCCTTGCTTGAAGCGCTCGACCTGGCTCCGGTGAAAGAGACCGCCGCCCGGAAGACCAAAAGCAGCGATCGTCAGAAGATTCTCGACCAGTTGGAACGCGGCGAAATCAGCGCCGCGGAGGCCAAGAGCAAGCTCAAGGGAGGCAACGCGAAGTGA
- a CDS encoding HEAT repeat domain-containing protein translates to MFEDHPQAAIERTHEGPPPLAERDESQEIAALIADLGVPVGGLHAPYCMPFPKSSADDAYPQLRAYGRRAVPHLIAGLKDENIYRRAHCADLLGEIGDKRAIEPLCEAVRTEVGAKGWFVSALGEFDDPRSITALANLLSKGSGEEFSVPAIIESVGQQAAKSLVKIGDSALPTLQASLKSKDARVRANARYALDLMRAQSGTSTNRT, encoded by the coding sequence TTGTTTGAAGACCATCCTCAAGCGGCCATTGAACGAACGCATGAAGGGCCGCCACCCTTGGCGGAGCGCGATGAGAGTCAGGAGATTGCAGCGTTGATAGCCGATCTCGGCGTCCCTGTGGGCGGACTCCATGCCCCTTACTGCATGCCATTTCCGAAATCCTCGGCCGACGACGCGTATCCCCAACTTCGGGCATATGGTCGAAGAGCCGTTCCCCATTTGATCGCTGGCCTCAAGGATGAGAACATCTACCGCCGAGCCCACTGTGCCGACTTGTTGGGTGAGATCGGCGACAAACGAGCCATCGAGCCGTTGTGCGAGGCCGTTCGAACGGAAGTGGGTGCGAAAGGCTGGTTTGTTTCGGCCCTGGGTGAGTTCGACGACCCGCGATCAATCACTGCGCTGGCGAACCTTCTCTCGAAGGGATCGGGAGAGGAGTTTTCCGTGCCTGCGATCATCGAGTCGGTCGGCCAACAGGCGGCTAAGTCCCTCGTCAAGATCGGCGACTCTGCTCTGCCGACGCTGCAGGCTTCGCTGAAATCTAAGGACGCCCGCGTCAGAGCAAATGCTCGATACGCGCTTGATCTCATGCGGGCGCAGTCGGGGACCTCAACCAACCGGACGTGA
- a CDS encoding MFS transporter — protein sequence MASDRMTASQWRAFVAAWLGWCFDGLDGYLYALVAISFVTTLMPGAAAGDVQQHAAWIQGAFLVGWALGGAFFGRMGDKIGRTRTLTLTILTYAVFTGLSFFAQTWWHLLIFRFVAALGIGGEWAAGSALVSETLGVKHRSWASATLQSGYMVGIILAAITVGALGSLPPKFVFLVGIVPALMTVWIRKAVPEPEEWERERHTRTMPRIGELFGPEVRATTLKTLALTSIALTTVWGFIFFSVQLLIGLPEVAALAPPDKAALVRNVVVVYSLWNIVGNFLATYLARAVGNRRAFAALMLASGAMFLLGFREAHDLETTKWIFNAAMFFSAGLFAIFPLYIPPLFPTLLRTTGSGFSYNFGRLAAAAGTLLGGWITAKAGGPGMAIWWLGFLYVPGLAVSLAMPEGPHEVVPS from the coding sequence ATGGCTTCGGACCGCATGACGGCTAGCCAGTGGCGGGCGTTTGTGGCCGCTTGGTTGGGCTGGTGCTTCGATGGACTCGATGGCTACCTCTACGCCCTGGTGGCCATCTCCTTCGTCACCACCCTCATGCCGGGGGCGGCGGCGGGAGACGTCCAGCAGCACGCGGCGTGGATCCAAGGAGCGTTCCTGGTGGGGTGGGCCCTCGGAGGGGCGTTCTTTGGGCGGATGGGGGACAAGATCGGGCGGACGCGAACCCTCACGCTCACGATTCTCACCTACGCGGTGTTCACCGGGCTTTCGTTCTTCGCGCAGACGTGGTGGCACCTGCTGATCTTCCGATTTGTCGCGGCCCTGGGCATCGGGGGCGAGTGGGCGGCGGGCTCGGCTCTGGTGAGCGAGACGCTGGGCGTCAAGCACCGCTCGTGGGCGAGCGCCACGCTTCAGAGCGGCTACATGGTCGGCATCATCCTCGCCGCCATCACCGTCGGAGCCCTGGGCTCGCTGCCGCCCAAATTCGTCTTCCTCGTGGGTATCGTGCCAGCCCTCATGACCGTTTGGATCCGCAAGGCCGTCCCGGAACCAGAGGAGTGGGAGAGGGAGCGGCACACGCGGACGATGCCCCGGATCGGAGAGCTGTTCGGACCCGAAGTGCGGGCCACAACCCTGAAGACCCTGGCGCTCACCAGCATCGCCCTCACCACGGTGTGGGGATTCATCTTCTTCAGCGTCCAGCTCCTGATCGGGCTTCCCGAAGTGGCGGCCCTCGCCCCGCCCGACAAGGCCGCGCTGGTGCGCAACGTGGTGGTGGTCTACTCCCTGTGGAACATCGTGGGGAACTTCCTCGCTACGTACCTGGCCCGGGCCGTGGGCAACCGAAGAGCCTTCGCAGCCCTGATGCTTGCCTCGGGGGCGATGTTCCTCCTCGGATTCAGGGAAGCGCACGACCTGGAGACCACGAAGTGGATCTTCAATGCCGCCATGTTCTTCAGCGCCGGGTTGTTCGCGATCTTCCCCCTCTACATTCCACCCCTCTTTCCAACGTTGCTTCGCACCACCGGATCAGGCTTCTCGTACAACTTCGGCAGGCTCGCCGCCGCCGCCGGCACGCTCCTGGGCGGCTGGATCACAGCCAAGGCGGGCGGCCCCGGAATGGCCATCTGGTGGCTGGGATTCCTCTACGTGCCGGGCCTCGCCGTCTCGCTGGCGATGCCAGAAGGGCCGCATGAGGTTGTGCCCTCCTGA
- a CDS encoding dienelactone hydrolase family protein, with protein MGGEMISFTGNGTTYEGYLARAAGGGPGVIVLQEWWGLVGHIKSVVDRFAEEGITALAPDLYQGESTSDPDEAGSLMMALNIAETEKALRGAVDALLEEPKCTSRKVGVVGFCMGGQLSLYAAATNPKIGACVDFYGIHPNVHPPLEKLDAPVLGFFAEHDAYASPESMAALSKQLDELGKPHEFHLYTGAHHAFFNDDRQEVYNEEAAKDAWERTLLFFDENL; from the coding sequence ATGGGCGGCGAGATGATCTCTTTCACTGGCAACGGGACGACGTACGAGGGGTATCTGGCTCGGGCGGCGGGCGGCGGTCCGGGCGTGATTGTGCTTCAGGAGTGGTGGGGGCTGGTGGGCCACATCAAGTCCGTGGTGGATCGGTTTGCCGAAGAGGGGATCACCGCGCTGGCGCCCGACCTCTACCAGGGCGAGAGCACAAGCGATCCCGACGAGGCTGGCTCGCTGATGATGGCCCTGAACATCGCGGAAACGGAGAAGGCGCTTCGAGGCGCAGTGGACGCGCTCCTCGAGGAGCCCAAGTGCACGAGCCGAAAGGTAGGCGTGGTCGGGTTCTGCATGGGCGGACAGCTCTCGCTCTACGCCGCGGCCACAAACCCGAAGATCGGGGCGTGCGTGGACTTCTACGGCATCCATCCAAACGTGCACCCCCCGCTCGAAAAGCTGGATGCACCGGTGCTGGGCTTCTTCGCCGAGCACGACGCGTACGCGTCTCCCGAGTCGATGGCGGCGCTGTCAAAACAGTTGGACGAGCTGGGCAAGCCGCACGAGTTCCATCTGTACACCGGGGCCCATCACGCGTTCTTCAACGACGACCGGCAGGAGGTCTACAACGAAGAAGCAGCCAAGGACGCCTGGGAGCGCACGCTCCTCTTCTTCGACGAAAACCTCTAG
- a CDS encoding metallophosphoesterase has protein sequence MRALPKKLSRRTLLMWGAAGALTTAGVGAYASSLAVTDRTLTLPNWDADGFRVAHLSDVHLNNDGLLAVARRAVDLVVRAKPDLVVFTGDFLNFDQDDCYLRIGKAFERLHDLACPCLAVFGNHDYGSAAPGRVAEALASTKFRLLVNEESTVDGVRVIGLDDALAGSPDFGLVSKHEGRSTLVLLHEPDYAAELGGTAGLVLSGHSHGGEVCLPTGRPLYTPRGARTYRSGFYADAPSPVYVNRGTATLGPIRLFCPPEVAILTLRGNG, from the coding sequence GTGCGCGCCCTTCCGAAGAAACTGTCCCGGCGAACGCTTCTCATGTGGGGCGCCGCGGGTGCGTTGACCACCGCTGGGGTCGGCGCCTATGCCAGTTCCCTCGCCGTGACCGACCGCACACTCACCCTGCCCAACTGGGACGCCGACGGTTTTCGCGTCGCCCATCTCTCGGACGTCCACCTCAACAACGACGGGCTCCTCGCGGTGGCTCGTCGCGCCGTGGACCTCGTGGTTCGTGCCAAGCCGGACCTCGTGGTCTTCACCGGCGACTTTCTCAACTTCGACCAGGACGATTGCTACCTTCGGATCGGCAAGGCCTTTGAACGCCTCCACGACCTCGCGTGTCCCTGTCTGGCCGTGTTTGGGAACCACGACTATGGAAGCGCCGCGCCGGGACGGGTCGCCGAGGCTTTGGCCAGCACCAAGTTCCGCCTGCTGGTCAACGAGGAATCGACGGTCGACGGGGTGCGGGTCATCGGGTTGGACGACGCCCTGGCAGGTTCGCCGGATTTCGGGCTCGTCTCCAAGCACGAGGGCCGCTCCACGCTTGTGCTCCTTCACGAACCCGACTACGCGGCGGAACTGGGCGGAACGGCTGGTCTGGTTCTCAGCGGCCACAGCCATGGCGGCGAGGTCTGTCTGCCCACGGGTCGTCCGCTTTACACCCCGCGCGGCGCGCGCACCTATCGCAGTGGCTTCTATGCCGATGCGCCCAGCCCCGTTTATGTGAACCGGGGCACCGCCACCTTGGGACCGATTCGACTCTTCTGCCCGCCCGAGGTCGCAATCCTTACGCTTCGCGGCAACGGGTAA
- a CDS encoding RluA family pseudouridine synthase, producing MRIEADQEERLDQFLARIMPEHSRSRLVKEIQGGKVKVGGKKQKPAFRLEPGMQVDVEDFKASRPAHDLEPADIDVPIVFEDASMIVVDKPRGLATHPAASLKEPTLVNALLGRNKQLSSGGEQYRPGIVHRLDKATTGLLVVAKTDAAHRRLARQIEAKTAERRYFAVVAGFVEQERFTVEAPLARSVKDRKKMTVDFMGKPAITHAKRLERLDHGTLLAIRLETGRTHQIRVHLQAVGYAVLGDEVYAPAEIAAGPLQLHAAYLEFDHPETGERVSFYTDPPEDFLGYGHVERTQIDPF from the coding sequence ATGCGTATCGAAGCCGATCAGGAAGAGAGGCTCGACCAGTTCCTCGCCCGTATCATGCCAGAGCACAGCCGATCGCGGCTCGTGAAGGAGATCCAAGGCGGCAAGGTGAAGGTGGGCGGGAAAAAGCAGAAGCCCGCCTTCCGGCTCGAGCCCGGCATGCAGGTGGACGTGGAGGACTTCAAGGCCTCGCGCCCCGCCCACGATCTTGAGCCGGCCGACATCGACGTCCCGATCGTTTTCGAGGACGCTTCCATGATCGTCGTGGACAAGCCTCGTGGGCTCGCCACGCACCCCGCAGCCTCGCTCAAGGAGCCGACCCTGGTCAATGCGTTGCTTGGACGGAACAAGCAGCTTAGCTCCGGCGGCGAGCAGTATCGCCCGGGCATCGTGCATCGACTCGACAAGGCCACGACCGGGCTCTTGGTGGTGGCGAAAACGGACGCCGCCCACCGCCGATTGGCGCGCCAGATCGAAGCGAAGACCGCCGAACGGCGTTACTTCGCGGTCGTGGCCGGCTTCGTGGAGCAGGAGCGGTTCACCGTGGAGGCGCCCCTTGCCCGAAGCGTGAAGGACCGCAAGAAGATGACGGTGGACTTCATGGGCAAACCCGCGATTACCCACGCCAAGCGTTTGGAACGCTTGGATCACGGGACCCTGTTGGCCATTCGTCTGGAAACGGGCCGCACGCACCAGATTCGCGTCCACCTGCAAGCGGTGGGTTACGCCGTGTTGGGGGACGAGGTGTACGCGCCCGCCGAAATCGCCGCGGGCCCCCTGCAGCTCCATGCCGCCTACCTGGAGTTCGACCATCCCGAGACGGGCGAGCGGGTGTCGTTCTACACGGATCCCCCGGAGGACTTCCTCGGATACGGGCATGTGGAGCGGACCCAGATCGACCCGTTCTAA